From the genome of Euwallacea similis isolate ESF13 chromosome 24, ESF131.1, whole genome shotgun sequence, one region includes:
- the gl gene encoding protein glass, which yields MDTTSYVPNNPQFGVQFECNWSAPTSIQQISSCNDDLSSCWSDEMGSFSLPLDLDPLPSLFNISPCGNGSTSSRTEPNYQSQNQLLFRDQKQPSSDVADVLLSLKHAVVHPGQSPTDKYDTQLYHSQMLLSPGGYSGANFCDQNFALSHQQAPIFPSMSVNVSMNMTMHGYHPNGGYTSELPCPQVQWSANTQGSSQPNYQNQGLLSPTYGGTYSFTADFRPPVQDSSPLLTTTATYKPMMTFSSPRRRSSLSLLEEDGQKPNVCRICGKSYARPSTLKTHLRTHSGEKPFRCGDCNKSFSQAANLTAHVRTHSGEKPFRCPVCDRRFSQSSSVTTHMRTHSGERPYRCRLCKKAFSDSSTLTKHLRIHSGEKPYECKLCLLRFSQSGNLNRHMRVHGTTNGLPP from the exons ATATCATCTTGCAACGACGACTTGTCGTCCTGCTGGAGCGACGAAATGGGTTCGTTCTCCTTGCCTCTAGACCTGGACCCTCTTCCCAGCCTCTTTAACATTTCTCCATGCGGAAACGGTTCCACGTCTTCAAG AACAGAGCCGAATTACCAAAGCCAAAACCAGCTCCTGTTTCGAGACCAAAAGCAGCCGTCATCGGATGTAGCGGACGTACTGCTATCGTTGAAACATGCAGTGGTGCACCCAGGGCAGAGCCCCACGGACAAATATGACACCCAATTATACCATTCTCAGATGTTGCTGTCTCCAGGTGGCTACAGCGGAGCTAATTTTTGCGATCAGAACTTTGCTCTTTCCCATCAGCAAGCTCCGATTTTTCCCAGCATGTCTGTGAATGTGTCTATGAATATGACGATGCATGGATACCACCCAAATGGAGGATATACTTCGGAGTTACCTTGTCCTCAA GTGCAATGGAGTGCGAACACTCAAGGCTCTTCCCAACCTAATTACCAAAACCAAGGGCTCCTAAGCCCTACTTACGGAGGCACCTACTCCTTTACGGCAGATTTCAGGCCTCCAGTTCAAGACTCCTCGCCTCTCTTAACCACTACCGCTACCTATAAGCCGATGATGACATTTTCCTCACCCAGAAGACGTTCCAGCTTGAGTTTATTAGAAGAGGACGGTCAAAAACCGAACGTTTGTAGGATATGTg GCAAAAGCTACGCTCGCCCAAGCACCCTCAAAACGCACCTCCGAACTCACAGCGGAGAAAAACCATTTCGTTGCGGGGATTGCAATAAATCCTTCTCACAGGCTGCAAATTTAACCGCGCACGTGCGCACCCACTCAGGAGAAAAACCATTTAGATGTCCAGTTTGCGACAGGAGGTTTTCGCAAAGCTCCTCAGTCACTACCCACATGAGGACCCATTCTGGGGAGCGACCTTATAG GTGTCGACTATGCAAAAAGGCGTTTTCGGACAGTAGCACATTGACGAAACATTTAAGGATACACAGTGGAGAGAAGCCCTACGAATGTAAACTGTGTTTACTTCGGTTTAGTCAGAGCGGTAATCTGAATAGGCATATGAGGGTGCATGGGACAACCAATGGGCTACCTCCATGA